A window of the Lolium perenne isolate Kyuss_39 chromosome 7, Kyuss_2.0, whole genome shotgun sequence genome harbors these coding sequences:
- the LOC127315230 gene encoding putative serpin-Z5 translates to MDSTATTTKPLGPTALALRLLGELAETGAHGSNLIFSPLSIYAALALTAAGARGATLQEFLAVLGASSRDELADTVRGLAEQALADRSLKGGPRVSFACGVWHDQTRQLKPAFRRAAAQAYKADTRAVDFRQQPAKAVKQINAWAAAATNNLIDSLLTDGQVSRQTDVIVANAVYFKGRWQDPFLKEYTVDGKFHRLDGSTFDVPFMRSWGREYIACHDGFKVLQLPYKQGMHDRFSPPPRFSMCIFLPDARNGLAGLINTIASSSSSDFMREHLPTSLVKVGKFRLPRFKLTFSGDMSTVLQSLGLQAAFDEEEADLHDMAEGERPLALQSIVHKAVIEVNEDGTEAAAVTGSMMCGASFVTHAPVDFVADHPFAFFVIEERSGAIVFAGTVLEPSPTVPGEKRLRRTRVHANNVDVRPVQWPTTNENANQGQPSRLHRCLRNILICVFVYYFIHFLFF, encoded by the exons ATGGACTCCACAGCGACCACCACCAAGCCGCTCGGCCCGACGGCGCTCGCCCTACGCCTCCTGGGCGAACTCGCCGAAACGGGCGCCCACGGCAGCAACCTCATCTTCTCGCCTTTGTCCATCTACGCCGCGCTCGCCCTCACGGCCGCCGGCGCCCGAGGCGCCACTCTCCAGGAGTTTCTCGCCGTCCTCGGCGCGAGTTCccgcgacgagctcgccgacacCGTGCGCGGCCTGGCCGAGCAGGCCCTCGCCGACCGCTCGCTCAAGGGCGGGCCGCGCGTGTCCTTCGCATGCGGCGTGTGGCACGACCAGACCCGGCAGCTCAAGCCCGCgttccgccgcgccgccgcccaggcCTACAAGGCCGACACCCGCGCCGTCGACTTCCGCCAACAG CCAGCAAAAGCCGTGAAACAAATCAACGCGTGGGCGGCCGCCGCGACCAACAACCTCATCGATTCGCTCCTCACCGACGGGCAAGTCTCCAGGCagaccgacgtcatcgtcgccaaTGCCGTCTACTTCAAGGGCAGGTGGCAGGATCCTTTCCTCAAGGAGTACACCGTGGACGGCAAGTTCCACCGCCTCGACGGAAGCACCTTCGACGTGCCCTTCATGCGCAGCTGGGGGCGCGAGTACATCGCCTGCCACGACGGGTTCAAGGTGCTCCAACTCCCGTACAAGCAAGGCATGCACGACCGCTTCTCGCCCCCGCCCAGATTCTCCATGTGTATCTTCCTCCCGGACGCGCGCAACGGTCTCGCGGGCCTCATAAACACCATCGCGTCGTCATCCAGCTCGGACTTCATGCGGGAGCACCTGCCGACGAGTCTCGTCAAGGTCGGAAAATTCCGGCTGCCCAGGTTCAAGCTAACCTTCTCGGGGGACATGTCCACCGTTCTCCAGAGCCTGGGACTCCAGGCGGCGTTCGACGAGGAAGAAGCCGACCTGCACGACATGGCGGAGGGCGAAAGGCCGCTAGCTCTGCAAAGTATCGTCCACAAGGCTGTTATCGAGGTGAACGAGGACGGTACCGAGGCAGCGGCGGTCACCGGCTCCATGATGTGCGGCGCGAGCTTCGTGACGCATGCACCCGTGGATTTCGTCGCTGACCATCCGTTTGCCTTCTTTGTAATCGAGGAGAGGTCTGGTGCCATCGTCTTTGCTGGGACCGTCCTTGAACCATCTCCAACCGTGCCTGGCGAGAAGCGTCTTCGCCGCACCCGAGTGCACGCCAACAATGTTGATGTCAGGCCAGTTCAGTGGCCAACCACAAACGAGAACGCCAACCAGGGCCAACCGTCACGTCTTCATCGCTGCTTAAGAAACATATTAATATGTGTTTTCGTTTACTACTTTATACATTTTCTATTCTTTTAG